Proteins found in one Paenibacillus sp. FSL R10-2782 genomic segment:
- a CDS encoding YheC/YheD family protein, giving the protein MSIKKTTIQIIGSGILQDDVLMVGESLLRKWKISEGHPVQLAFGSFRQQVTVISVPRYRGLRVGSVLARKMGIHANCELRVTYSRGRRTLRVGPLISVLVSRDYPEQPDKPFGSITLFCRELIGECRRQGAYVYFFTPEHIGSQPGRVQGWVYDGGWKKTVMPAGDVVNNRLTSRKLENRTSVQHFMKEVKSQYGTAIFNEKFLDKNEVFDALKSNSSLRKYLPESHLLQTFAVFKKMCNQYPTVFLKPVRGSLGKGIMRITKQADGAFSVLSTTAGAPRKQTYANIEKLYKGMAGKMKTTRFQLQQGLTLIDHGKRPVDFRALVQKNASGAWTVTSIVARIAGGSHFVSNLARGGTLSTVKEALAKTTLPALTKSNGQTHLKTAALEIANGVEKAIPAHFAEFGIDLAIDSTGHIWLLEVNSKPSKNDNTPLNDQKTRPSVKKMIEYCCYSAGFK; this is encoded by the coding sequence ATGTCCATCAAAAAAACAACGATTCAAATCATCGGATCGGGCATCTTGCAGGATGACGTACTCATGGTTGGCGAGTCCTTGCTTCGCAAATGGAAAATATCCGAAGGCCACCCTGTACAGCTCGCCTTCGGTTCGTTCCGCCAGCAGGTTACCGTTATATCGGTACCCCGTTACAGGGGCCTGCGTGTGGGAAGCGTGCTGGCCCGCAAAATGGGAATTCATGCCAATTGTGAGCTGCGAGTAACCTACAGCCGAGGACGCCGGACACTTCGAGTGGGCCCACTTATTAGCGTGCTGGTCAGTCGGGACTATCCCGAACAGCCCGACAAGCCTTTCGGGTCGATCACCCTGTTCTGCCGTGAACTGATCGGGGAATGCCGCAGACAAGGAGCATATGTGTATTTTTTCACCCCGGAGCATATCGGAAGCCAGCCCGGACGCGTTCAGGGATGGGTCTATGACGGAGGCTGGAAAAAGACGGTCATGCCCGCCGGGGATGTCGTCAATAACCGGCTTACCTCTCGTAAACTTGAGAACAGAACTAGCGTACAGCATTTTATGAAAGAAGTAAAATCACAGTACGGCACGGCCATTTTCAATGAAAAGTTTCTGGATAAAAATGAAGTGTTCGATGCGCTTAAATCCAACTCATCCCTGCGCAAGTATTTACCCGAGTCTCATTTGTTGCAAACCTTTGCGGTCTTCAAAAAAATGTGCAACCAGTACCCCACTGTTTTTCTCAAGCCTGTGCGGGGAAGTCTGGGCAAAGGCATTATGCGCATTACCAAGCAAGCCGATGGCGCCTTTTCCGTGCTGTCCACTACCGCCGGCGCACCACGAAAGCAAACGTATGCGAACATCGAAAAGCTGTACAAAGGCATGGCAGGAAAAATGAAAACGACGCGCTTCCAGCTCCAGCAGGGCCTGACTTTGATTGATCACGGCAAGCGTCCGGTTGACTTTCGTGCGCTTGTGCAGAAAAACGCCTCTGGCGCATGGACCGTGACCTCCATCGTCGCCCGAATTGCCGGGGGCAGTCATTTTGTGTCCAATCTGGCGCGAGGTGGCACGCTGAGCACGGTCAAGGAGGCCTTGGCCAAGACCACGCTGCCTGCCTTAACCAAGTCAAACGGCCAAACCCATCTGAAGACAGCCGCGCTCGAAATTGCAAACGGCGTGGAGAAGGCCATTCCTGCCCATTTTGCGGAGTTTGGCATTGATCTGGCGATTGACAGCACGGGGCATATCTGGCTGCTGGAGGTCAACTCCAAGCCGTCGAAAAATGACAATACGCCATTAAATGATCAGAAAACCCGTCCTTCCGTAAAGAAAATGATTGAATATTGCTGCTATTCAGCCGGTTTCAAATGA
- a CDS encoding YlbF family regulator, which yields MNIYDKAHDLAKALKESKEVEEITSAMKLIETDPEAKKMLDDFRERQMEVQQRMMSGDMPAQEEMEKMEKLFEVLSLNLNIRRLFDAERRLSVIIEDVNKIIADSLQHLYGSSL from the coding sequence ATGAATATCTATGACAAAGCCCATGATCTGGCAAAAGCGTTAAAGGAAAGCAAAGAGGTAGAGGAAATTACGTCAGCGATGAAGCTAATTGAAACCGACCCGGAAGCCAAGAAAATGCTCGATGATTTCCGTGAGCGCCAAATGGAAGTACAGCAGCGGATGATGAGCGGTGATATGCCGGCACAAGAAGAGATGGAAAAAATGGAAAAGCTGTTCGAGGTGCTTAGCCTGAACCTGAATATCCGCCGTCTGTTCGACGCTGAACGCCGCCTGAGTGTGATTATTGAGGATGTCAACAAAATTATCGCAGACAGCCTTCAGCATTTGTACGGTTCGTCTCTGTAA
- a CDS encoding DRTGG domain-containing protein — MDGLDEAVTKHEQLLRHIEQLKIGSKISVRRLAKEMSVSEGTAYRAVKEAENLGIVITKERIGTVRVEKRPRGLSEQLTFADVVNIVEGHVLGGSEGLEKPLHKYVIGAMREEAMARYIDAGSLLIVGNREDAHSLALEQGAGVLITGGFGTSREVKQLADQISLPIISSRHDTFTVASMINRAIFDRLIKKKIMLIEDIAAGKPKTQTLKINSTLTEFEELSVTTGNHHFAVVDEWNRLIGIVSRKDVEGLQPEHTMDKCLIRNPVTVTYQTSLASAAQMMAWEGVDYLPVVDRNRKLLGSVTRREVLDALRNAQKQPQLGETFDQLIWNGFAEERDEDGSLFFRGFVIPQMATNLGTISEGVLVNVMTQAGYRVARDMSGKDYVLDNLTTYFIRPVQIEDAIVLRPLMLETSRRTCKLEITISRENQLVCKAVMTLHSIEHG; from the coding sequence TTGGATGGGCTAGATGAAGCAGTTACGAAGCATGAGCAGCTATTGCGTCATATCGAGCAGTTGAAAATAGGCTCCAAAATTTCTGTGCGCAGGTTGGCTAAAGAAATGAGTGTCAGCGAAGGAACGGCCTACCGAGCCGTGAAGGAAGCGGAGAACCTGGGAATTGTCATTACCAAGGAACGGATCGGGACGGTGCGGGTAGAAAAGCGCCCACGGGGGTTGTCCGAGCAGCTGACCTTTGCCGATGTCGTGAATATTGTGGAGGGACATGTGCTGGGAGGAAGCGAGGGGCTGGAAAAGCCCTTGCACAAATATGTCATTGGAGCGATGCGTGAAGAGGCTATGGCCCGATACATTGATGCAGGCAGCTTGCTGATCGTTGGTAACCGTGAGGATGCACATTCCCTTGCGCTAGAGCAGGGAGCAGGCGTGCTGATTACAGGCGGCTTCGGTACGAGCCGGGAGGTTAAGCAACTGGCGGACCAGATCAGTTTGCCGATCATTTCTTCGCGTCACGATACCTTTACGGTGGCCTCTATGATTAATAGAGCGATTTTCGACCGCTTGATCAAAAAGAAGATTATGCTGATTGAAGACATCGCGGCAGGTAAACCGAAGACGCAGACCTTGAAAATCAACAGTACCCTTACCGAATTTGAAGAGCTTTCGGTGACGACTGGAAATCACCATTTTGCGGTGGTGGATGAATGGAACCGCCTGATCGGTATCGTCAGCCGCAAGGATGTGGAGGGACTGCAGCCCGAGCATACGATGGACAAATGCCTGATCCGCAATCCCGTAACAGTGACCTACCAGACCTCGCTCGCTTCGGCTGCGCAGATGATGGCGTGGGAAGGTGTGGATTATTTACCGGTCGTTGACCGCAACCGCAAGCTGCTGGGTTCCGTTACCCGGCGGGAGGTACTGGACGCACTGCGCAACGCCCAAAAGCAGCCACAGCTTGGCGAGACGTTCGACCAGCTCATTTGGAACGGATTTGCAGAGGAGCGTGATGAGGACGGATCATTATTTTTTCGGGGCTTCGTCATTCCTCAGATGGCGACCAATCTGGGTACCATTTCAGAAGGCGTGCTGGTCAATGTGATGACACAAGCGGGCTACCGGGTGGCCAGAGACATGAGCGGAAAGGATTATGTGCTGGACAATCTAACGACCTATTTTATCCGACCCGTACAGATTGAGGATGCCATAGTCCTTCGTCCATTGATGCTGGAAACGAGCCGCCGCACCTGCAAGCTGGAAATTACAATTTCACGCGAAAATCAATTGGTATGCAAAGCGGTGATGACGCTCCACTCCATTGAACACGGTTAA
- a CDS encoding YtrH family sporulation protein, with protein MSTFISKAILDFFIAFGIVLGGAMLGGMGAVVSLQPPTQTMLEVAGRIKIWALAAAVGGTMDPIRVIESNMLDGNLSPAIKQILYLIFAFLGAHMGAELVKWVCGNGRP; from the coding sequence ATGAGCACTTTTATATCCAAAGCGATTCTCGACTTCTTCATTGCCTTCGGCATCGTGCTCGGGGGAGCCATGCTCGGCGGAATGGGAGCTGTGGTATCGCTTCAGCCGCCTACCCAGACGATGCTGGAGGTTGCCGGGAGAATTAAAATATGGGCGCTTGCCGCCGCTGTGGGGGGAACGATGGACCCGATCAGGGTCATTGAAAGCAATATGCTGGATGGTAATTTGTCGCCTGCCATTAAGCAGATATTGTATTTGATTTTCGCCTTTTTAGGCGCTCATATGGGTGCAGAGCTGGTCAAGTGGGTGTGCGGCAACGGACGGCCGTGA